The Thermotoga sp. KOL6 genome contains the following window.
AGTACAATGGGATAAAGATTCTGAAAAGTGGTTACAAGATACCGGACAAGATGGAGGAAGAAATAGAGAAGAGGTTGGAGAAGGAGGATTTTTCCAAACGTTATATTGTAGGGAGAGTGAAATCTTTCAAAGAAGGAAAAGACATGTACATAGGAGCAATTCTTGAAATGTTCAAGGATTTGGATCTCACAGGCGAGAGGGTTTCTCTCGATTTGGCAAATGGTGCAACTACGGTCACAGCTAAGGATGTGTTCGAATTTTTAGGAGCGAGTGTAGAGGTGTTCAATCACTCTCAAGATGGATTGCTCATCAATCAAGGATGCGGAGCTACCCATCCGAAGTTTCTAGCAGAACAAATGAAGAACGGAAAGATCGGCTTCACATTCGACGGAGACGGTGATCGAGTGTTGGCAGTGGACGAAGAGAGAAACGTTATCAACGGTGACAAAATCATAGGGATATTAGCAAATGGGATGATGAGAGAAGGTCGCTTGAAGAACAACATGGTGGTTGGAACTGTCATGACTAACGGAGGTCTCGAAGAGTATCTGAAAGGAAAAGGTGTGAAGCTTGTCCGGACAAAGGTGGGGGATAAATACGTCTTGGAAGAAATGTTGAGATTGAGGTCGAACTTGGGAGGGGAAAGATCAGGGCACATAATCATTCTTGACAGAAGCACCACAGGAGACGGCCTCATAACCGCTCTGGAGATAATGAGAATCCTCAAAAATAGTGGTAAGGCTCTGTCTGAACTAGCCAAAGTGATACCTGATTACCCTCAAATTACTAAAAATGTGAAGAGAACAGAAAAAACATCATTAGAAAGTGATGAATTGAAAAAACTGATCGAGAAAATCACCGCAGATGGCTACCGTGTCGTTGTTAGGCCATCGGGTACGGAACCTGTCATAAGGATTACAGTGGAGGGAAAAAACAGGGAAGAGATAGAGGAAATCGTGGAGAAACTATCACGGGCTATCGAGAGTTGATATCCCGTATTCTATCCATACCTTTGCGAGAGTGAGCATTTCTCCCCATCCCACGGCACAAACGAGTTTTATTTCCATGTCTTTTTCATTGAGAACTAGTGTATGATCTTCGATTTGAACCCATGTTCCACCGTAGGAAGAAGGAAAAAATTCCATTTTCACTCTCGATCTGTAGCCATCTTCGTAAGAGTTCCAGGAAAATTCGATAAGGCGGGGAGGAACGAGTCTGTGGATGATCCCCTCATCGGTGACTTCCTCCCCAAACGTTTTTCTGAACCAACGAAAGAATATCTTTCCACCTTCTTTGATTTCCATTCTCATTCCGTCTGTCAACCAATCATCCCAACCACGTTCATTCACGAAGACCTTCCAGACCTTCTCCACTGGAGCTTTTATGTGAACCCCCGCTTTGGTGGGAGGAATTTTCATCCTTTTCCCTCCTATAGACTTCCCTTATTTCCTTCTCCAAACTCAAAAAAGCTTCCACAACTTCGGGAGAGTACAGCTTACCAGATAGTAACTCTATCTCTTGAAACGCTTCATCCAGAGTTTTGGCTCTTTTGTAAGGTCTTTCTGTTACCATTGCATCGAAACTGTCTGCGACAGCAACTATGAGTCCCGATATTGGTATCTCTTTTCTTTTCAATCCTCGAGGATAGCCAGAACCGTTCCATCTTTCGTGGTGAGTGAGAGAGATTTCTGCACCCATTTGTAGAATGGGAGAAGAGCTTCTACTCAGTATCCTGAAACCTATAATAGTGTGTTGTTTCATGATCTCGAACTCTTCAGGCGTAAGAATTCCAGGTTTTAAAAGGACTTTATCGGGAATTCCGATTTTCCCTATATCATGCAAAGGGGCAGAGAATTGTATTTCGGTGACTAAGAGTTCATCTAGTCCCATGACCTCTGCTATCCTTCCAGAAAGCCATCCAACTCTTTCTGTGTGTCTGTAGGTTTCAACGTCTCTGTACTCGGACAACATGTTCAATATATCCAAGATCTCGAACATAAAATCCTCGTACTCGGTGAAGAATTCTTCTGCGGTTTTTTCTATGATTTCGAGACGCTCTTTTAGAGATTTCATGTAACTGCTTCTGTAAAGATGGAAGATCTTGTTTCTGATAGCGTGAGTTATTTTGAGTTTCAGGAGTTCAAGATTCACCGGTTTTTTGATGAAATCGTCGGCTCCAGCTTCCACACATTTTTTGATGGTTTCTTTATCGTCGTACGCCGTTATGACAAAGACCACGCAGGAAGGATTTCTGGATTTTATTTCACTCACAACTTCTATTCCGCTCATTCCTGGAAGTTTCACATCTATTAACGCAACATCGATCATGTTCGAAAAGTCGATGGCTTTTTCTCCAGAATTGGTTTCGAGCACCTCGAATCCACTAAGTTTCA
Protein-coding sequences here:
- the glmM gene encoding phosphoglucosamine mutase, with translation MKYFGTDGIRGVFGETLTDDLAFKVGKALGEMIENEKVIIGKDTRVSGDSLEAALSAGITSMGVDVLSCGILPTPAVALLTRITRSFGVVISASHNPPEYNGIKILKSGYKIPDKMEEEIEKRLEKEDFSKRYIVGRVKSFKEGKDMYIGAILEMFKDLDLTGERVSLDLANGATTVTAKDVFEFLGASVEVFNHSQDGLLINQGCGATHPKFLAEQMKNGKIGFTFDGDGDRVLAVDEERNVINGDKIIGILANGMMREGRLKNNMVVGTVMTNGGLEEYLKGKGVKLVRTKVGDKYVLEEMLRLRSNLGGERSGHIIILDRSTTGDGLITALEIMRILKNSGKALSELAKVIPDYPQITKNVKRTEKTSLESDELKKLIEKITADGYRVVVRPSGTEPVIRITVEGKNREEIEEIVEKLSRAIES
- a CDS encoding SRPBCC domain-containing protein, translating into MKIPPTKAGVHIKAPVEKVWKVFVNERGWDDWLTDGMRMEIKEGGKIFFRWFRKTFGEEVTDEGIIHRLVPPRLIEFSWNSYEDGYRSRVKMEFFPSSYGGTWVQIEDHTLVLNEKDMEIKLVCAVGWGEMLTLAKVWIEYGISTLDSP
- a CDS encoding two-component system response regulator, with translation MSILIVEDDDITREAMAQYLKLSGFEVLETNSGEKAIDFSNMIDVALIDVKLPGMSGIEVVSEIKSRNPSCVVFVITAYDDKETIKKCVEAGADDFIKKPVNLELLKLKITHAIRNKIFHLYRSSYMKSLKERLEIIEKTAEEFFTEYEDFMFEILDILNMLSEYRDVETYRHTERVGWLSGRIAEVMGLDELLVTEIQFSAPLHDIGKIGIPDKVLLKPGILTPEEFEIMKQHTIIGFRILSRSSSPILQMGAEISLTHHERWNGSGYPRGLKRKEIPISGLIVAVADSFDAMVTERPYKRAKTLDEAFQEIELLSGKLYSPEVVEAFLSLEKEIREVYRREKDENSSHQSGGSHKSSSGEGLEGLRE